In Actinoplanes derwentensis, the following proteins share a genomic window:
- a CDS encoding complex I subunit 4 family protein, translated as MYRDYLEPAWGLPQVLLIALLVVPLLGAGVVALYPAARDRQARIVATGFATVTFLIALALVSFRPWDVGWFYPPGLLPWAQVDLDWVPALGLDFHLGVDGISYPLIVLTGLLTALCCAYTIKKVPVGGAGRSLAALLLVLEVGVLGTFLAFDLILFFLFFEVVLLPMYAVIAGWGGPRRRAAARKFVLYTLVGSVLLLLGVLIVVTQSGTGDLVVLTGAIDLNRNTQYAVFALLAVAFAIKAPLWPLHTWLPDAHTEAPTVGSVILAGVLLKMGTYGLIRVGVGVAPLGAAWAAPVLGILAVIAIIAGALICLRQTELKRLIAYSSVGHMGFVLLGIATLSVTGIQAALIGNIAHGLITGLLFFLAGTIKDRTGTGSLNQLSGLRETSPRLAGLFGFAAIASLGLPGLAGFWGEAFAVVAAVQRGGPLWSTLATIAAVGGALTAAYFLRLLRRLTHGLPTPEVRALDPTSYEAHVLLPSVAPTAPVVPRPAIFDYSAPLLFTKVAPAEVPTAPARPVVADAAPELSWAEWLAWAPLVLLTLAVGVLPALIITDTLAPLTTLLGVHR; from the coding sequence ATGTACCGCGATTACCTCGAACCCGCCTGGGGCCTGCCGCAGGTGCTGCTGATCGCCCTGCTCGTGGTGCCGTTGCTGGGGGCGGGTGTGGTCGCGCTGTACCCGGCGGCCCGCGACCGGCAGGCCCGGATCGTCGCCACCGGCTTCGCCACGGTCACCTTCCTGATAGCGCTCGCGCTGGTGTCCTTCCGGCCGTGGGACGTCGGCTGGTTCTACCCACCCGGGCTCCTGCCGTGGGCGCAGGTAGACCTGGACTGGGTGCCCGCGCTCGGACTCGACTTCCACCTCGGTGTGGACGGGATCTCGTACCCGCTGATCGTTCTGACCGGGCTGCTCACGGCGCTCTGTTGCGCGTACACCATCAAGAAGGTCCCGGTCGGCGGCGCCGGCCGCAGCCTGGCCGCCCTCCTGCTGGTCCTGGAAGTCGGGGTCCTCGGCACTTTCCTGGCTTTCGACCTGATCCTGTTCTTCCTGTTCTTCGAGGTCGTCCTGCTGCCGATGTACGCGGTGATCGCCGGCTGGGGCGGCCCACGCCGCCGGGCCGCCGCCCGCAAATTCGTCCTCTACACCCTGGTCGGCTCGGTCCTGCTGCTGCTCGGCGTCCTGATCGTCGTCACCCAGTCCGGCACCGGTGACCTGGTTGTGCTGACCGGTGCGATCGACCTGAACCGCAACACCCAGTACGCGGTCTTCGCCCTGCTGGCCGTCGCGTTCGCGATCAAAGCCCCGCTCTGGCCACTGCACACCTGGCTGCCCGACGCGCACACCGAAGCACCCACCGTCGGCTCGGTGATCCTGGCCGGGGTGTTGCTCAAGATGGGCACCTACGGCCTGATCCGCGTCGGCGTCGGCGTGGCCCCTCTCGGCGCCGCGTGGGCCGCCCCCGTCCTGGGCATCCTGGCCGTGATCGCGATCATCGCCGGTGCCCTGATCTGCCTGCGCCAGACCGAACTGAAACGCCTGATCGCCTACTCCAGCGTCGGCCACATGGGCTTCGTCCTGCTCGGCATCGCCACCCTGTCGGTCACCGGAATCCAGGCCGCCCTGATCGGCAACATCGCCCACGGCCTGATCACCGGCCTGCTGTTCTTCCTCGCCGGAACGATCAAGGACCGCACCGGCACCGGCTCCCTCAACCAGCTCAGCGGCCTGCGCGAGACCTCGCCACGTCTGGCCGGGCTGTTCGGCTTCGCCGCCATCGCCTCACTCGGGCTACCCGGCCTGGCCGGCTTCTGGGGCGAGGCGTTCGCGGTGGTCGCGGCCGTCCAGCGCGGCGGCCCGCTGTGGTCGACCCTGGCCACGATCGCCGCCGTCGGCGGGGCCTTGACCGCGGCCTATTTCCTGCGCCTGCTGCGGCGGTTGACACACGGTCTGCCGACTCCCGAGGTTCGGGCCCTCGACCCCACGTCGTACGAGGCCCACGTCCTGCTCCCGTCGGTGGCTCCCACTGCCCCGGTGGTTCCCCGGCCCGCGATCTTCGACTACAGCGCGCCTCTTCTGTTCACGAAAGTCGCACCCGCCGAGGTTCCCACTGCTCCGGCCCGCCCGGTTGTCGCCGATGCCGCCCCCGAACTCTCCTGGGCCGAGTGGCTGGCCTGGGCCCCGCTGGTCCTGCTCACCCTGGCCGTCGGCGTGCTACCGGCCCTGATCATCACTGACACCCTTGCGCCACTGACCACCCTGCTGGGAGTCCACCGGTGA
- a CDS encoding NADH-quinone oxidoreductase subunit N — protein sequence MRSQAVDHLALLPLYAAAGTAILALLADLLLARRTATVAATLLGTLAVAVSALAVGPWDSTFCTTGGCSWVPTWPAAVAAALFAALTAGVLGLSIPALRLGAAPAGEFCFLLACSMTGGVTVAYAGDLLTLIVGLETLTLPLYILVGLRRYAPFARPSVRPAEASLTFFLVSVISTAIALLGLALIYVATGAVHLNLLVPAAAPFAALGSVGSALLVIGLAFKVAAVPLHAWAPTTYDGAPIPVAAYLSTASKLGGILALAAVVAHLDTGAVLSALAVLTMTVGNLVALSQTRMVRLLAWSSIAQAGYILAALAMGAPGVPAALSYAVFFVVLELIAFSVVTALRPAKVVAHSAVALASRTPADTDGGTLNDYRGLAHQHRWLGAAMILALSGLAGLPPGLAGLFAKVTVVGALIAEGWTWLAAVVVINAVVALAYYVRVAALLYTYPTQPGLLVADPALLYNVTHPYFPVSRSVTATLLATSAVAVVLGFAPQLLFNAF from the coding sequence GTGAGAAGTCAGGCCGTCGATCACCTCGCCCTGCTGCCGCTCTACGCCGCAGCCGGAACCGCGATCCTGGCCCTGCTGGCCGACCTGCTCCTCGCCCGGCGAACAGCCACCGTGGCCGCGACCCTGCTCGGCACTCTTGCCGTAGCGGTCAGCGCCCTGGCCGTCGGCCCGTGGGACTCGACGTTCTGCACCACCGGCGGCTGCTCCTGGGTCCCGACCTGGCCGGCCGCAGTGGCAGCGGCGCTGTTCGCCGCCCTGACCGCCGGAGTCCTGGGCCTGTCGATCCCGGCACTACGGCTGGGCGCGGCTCCCGCCGGCGAGTTCTGCTTCCTGCTGGCCTGCTCGATGACCGGCGGCGTGACCGTGGCGTACGCGGGCGATCTCCTGACCTTGATCGTCGGCTTGGAGACGTTGACCCTTCCGCTCTACATCCTGGTCGGCTTGCGCCGGTACGCCCCGTTCGCTCGCCCCAGCGTCCGCCCCGCCGAAGCCTCCCTGACGTTCTTCCTGGTCAGCGTGATCTCAACGGCGATAGCCCTGCTGGGCCTGGCCCTGATCTACGTCGCGACCGGTGCCGTGCACCTGAACCTCCTGGTCCCCGCCGCCGCACCGTTCGCTGCTCTGGGCAGCGTGGGATCGGCCCTGCTGGTGATCGGCCTGGCCTTCAAGGTGGCCGCGGTCCCGTTGCACGCCTGGGCCCCCACCACCTACGACGGCGCACCCATCCCGGTAGCCGCCTACCTGTCGACCGCGTCCAAACTCGGTGGAATCCTGGCCCTGGCCGCGGTGGTGGCCCACCTGGACACCGGGGCGGTCCTATCCGCGCTGGCCGTGCTGACGATGACGGTCGGCAACCTGGTGGCCCTGAGTCAGACCAGGATGGTCCGATTGCTGGCGTGGTCCTCGATAGCCCAGGCCGGCTACATCCTGGCCGCGTTGGCGATGGGCGCCCCCGGAGTGCCTGCCGCCCTGTCGTACGCGGTCTTCTTCGTGGTCCTGGAACTGATCGCCTTCAGCGTGGTGACGGCTCTGCGTCCGGCGAAGGTGGTGGCCCACTCCGCGGTGGCCCTGGCCTCCCGGACCCCCGCGGACACCGACGGCGGCACTTTGAACGACTACCGGGGTCTGGCCCACCAGCACCGTTGGCTGGGTGCCGCGATGATCCTGGCCCTGTCCGGGCTGGCCGGCCTGCCGCCCGGACTGGCCGGTCTGTTCGCCAAGGTGACGGTGGTGGGAGCCCTGATCGCCGAGGGCTGGACGTGGCTGGCCGCAGTCGTGGTGATCAACGCGGTGGTGGCCCTGGCCTACTACGTCCGGGTGGCGGCCCTGCTCTACACGTACCCCACCCAGCCCGGCCTGCTGGTGGCCGACCCCGCGCTGCTCTACAACGTCACCCACCCGTACTTCCCGGTGTCCCGCTCGGTGACCGCGACGTTGCTGGCCACGTCGGCCGTGGCGGTCGTCCTGGGCTTCGCACCGCAGTTGCTGTTCAACGCCTTCTAG
- a CDS encoding serine hydrolase domain-containing protein codes for MTTDIKRTRVLQGAALMVSAAVALVGSGAAVAAAPGHVDGGRDPVMRDVARQVLSVGVPGYVARIDYGRKVGVTLAGVADRRDGRKLTVRDQFEVGSNTKTFTAVLALQLVDQGKLRLDSPVEKYLPGVVPNGRNITVRMLLQHTSGLFNYTADPDFFVDIDKRPQHVHTENELLAVAFKHAPNFAPGTDWAYSNTNYILIGMVLQKLTGRSLPALVEQRIAAPLGLVNTYFADPRAINTGPGYARGYSVSFAGTSPVYTDVSARPLGGWAGAAGAVISTPAELSRFFEALLGGDLISAEQLKQMKTTVELGEGFGEGGYGLGLMRIDSPCGTVWGHGGDTLGHHSAAVTTENGRRSAVTDATAEPSDTSPNEGVLRFVKVVQAADTVTICRMLDKPAPQAVMDALRS; via the coding sequence ATGACGACGGATATCAAGAGGACTCGGGTTCTGCAGGGTGCGGCGCTGATGGTCAGTGCGGCTGTTGCGCTTGTCGGGTCGGGGGCGGCTGTTGCTGCGGCTCCGGGGCATGTGGACGGCGGGCGCGACCCGGTCATGCGGGACGTTGCCCGGCAGGTGCTCTCCGTGGGGGTTCCCGGGTATGTGGCTCGGATCGACTACGGGCGCAAGGTCGGCGTCACCCTGGCCGGCGTTGCGGATCGGCGGGACGGGCGGAAGTTGACCGTTCGGGATCAGTTCGAGGTTGGCAGTAACACCAAGACGTTCACCGCGGTTCTTGCCCTTCAGCTTGTTGACCAGGGAAAGTTGCGGCTTGACTCGCCGGTGGAGAAGTACCTGCCGGGGGTGGTGCCGAACGGGCGGAACATCACGGTTCGGATGCTGCTTCAGCACACCAGTGGGCTGTTCAACTACACCGCCGATCCGGACTTCTTCGTCGACATCGACAAGCGGCCGCAGCATGTTCACACCGAGAACGAGTTGCTTGCGGTGGCTTTCAAACACGCGCCGAACTTCGCTCCGGGTACCGACTGGGCGTACTCCAACACGAACTACATCCTGATCGGGATGGTTCTTCAGAAGCTGACCGGCAGGAGTCTGCCGGCGCTGGTCGAGCAGCGGATCGCCGCGCCGCTCGGGCTGGTGAACACCTACTTCGCCGATCCTCGCGCCATCAACACGGGACCGGGCTACGCCCGCGGCTACAGCGTCTCGTTCGCCGGGACGTCGCCCGTCTACACCGATGTGTCTGCGCGGCCGCTCGGCGGATGGGCGGGGGCCGCCGGTGCGGTCATCTCCACGCCGGCGGAACTGTCCCGGTTCTTCGAGGCGCTGCTGGGTGGGGACTTGATCTCGGCTGAGCAGCTCAAGCAGATGAAGACCACCGTTGAGCTGGGTGAAGGGTTCGGGGAGGGTGGTTACGGGCTGGGGCTCATGCGGATCGACTCGCCGTGCGGGACCGTCTGGGGCCACGGCGGCGACACCCTGGGACACCACAGCGCGGCCGTGACCACGGAGAACGGGCGCCGGTCGGCCGTCACCGACGCCACCGCCGAGCCGAGTGACACCAGCCCGAACGAGGGCGTGCTCCGCTTCGTCAAGGTCGTCCAGGCCGCCGACACCGTCACCATCTGCCGGATGCTCGACAAGCCCGCCCCTCAGGCCGTGATGGACGCGCTGCGCAGCTAG
- a CDS encoding RNA-guided endonuclease InsQ/TnpB family protein: protein MTSSVKRAFKFRFYPDPEQADLLNRTFGCVRKVYNLALQARTEGWYQRQERVNYNATSAMLTAWKKSEELAFLNEVSSVPLQQCLRHLQGAFSAFWEKRTRYPRFKSKRKSRASAEFTPSAFRFKDGKLTLAKMSAPLDIVWSRPLPEGQTPSTVTVSRDSAGRWFVSLLCEDIPAPMPATTAAVGIDAGLTHLVTLSTGEKVANPRHERTDRKRLARAQRELARKDKGSKNRAEARLKVARVHARITDRRRDILHKLTTRLVRENQTIVIEDLAVRNMVKNHSLARAISDAAWHDFRSLLTYKAEWYGRDLVVIDRWYPSSKVCSACGAIADKMPLNVREWTCRCGTTHDRDVNAARNILAAGLAVSACGAGVRPQRGNLRSGRQAVKQEPGGRPPESPSFRTPLGNGQTI, encoded by the coding sequence GTGACCTCAAGCGTGAAGCGGGCGTTCAAGTTCCGCTTCTACCCGGACCCGGAGCAGGCCGACCTGCTGAACCGGACGTTCGGGTGCGTGCGCAAGGTCTACAACCTGGCGTTGCAGGCCCGCACCGAGGGCTGGTACCAGCGCCAGGAGCGAGTCAACTACAACGCCACCAGCGCCATGCTGACCGCGTGGAAGAAGTCCGAGGAACTGGCCTTCCTCAACGAGGTCTCCTCCGTGCCCTTGCAGCAGTGCCTGCGGCACCTGCAAGGCGCGTTCTCCGCGTTCTGGGAGAAACGGACCCGCTACCCGCGCTTCAAGTCCAAGCGCAAGTCGCGGGCGTCGGCCGAGTTCACCCCGTCCGCGTTCCGCTTCAAGGACGGCAAGCTGACCCTGGCGAAGATGTCCGCTCCGCTGGACATCGTCTGGTCCAGGCCGCTGCCCGAGGGGCAGACACCGTCCACGGTGACGGTGTCGCGGGACTCGGCGGGCCGCTGGTTCGTGTCCCTGCTCTGCGAGGACATCCCGGCCCCGATGCCTGCCACCACGGCAGCGGTCGGGATCGACGCCGGGTTGACCCATCTGGTCACCCTGTCCACCGGGGAGAAGGTCGCCAACCCCCGCCACGAACGCACCGACCGCAAGCGGCTGGCCCGCGCGCAGCGAGAACTGGCCCGCAAGGACAAGGGCTCCAAGAACCGGGCCGAGGCCCGGCTCAAGGTTGCCCGCGTCCACGCCCGCATCACCGACCGGCGACGCGACATCCTGCACAAACTGACTACTCGGCTCGTTCGTGAGAACCAAACGATCGTGATCGAGGACCTGGCCGTACGCAACATGGTCAAGAACCACAGCCTGGCCCGCGCCATCAGCGACGCGGCCTGGCATGACTTCCGCTCCCTGCTGACCTACAAGGCCGAGTGGTACGGCCGGGACCTGGTCGTGATCGACCGCTGGTACCCGTCGTCCAAGGTCTGCTCGGCGTGCGGAGCCATCGCTGACAAGATGCCGCTGAACGTACGGGAATGGACGTGCCGGTGCGGCACGACCCACGACCGTGACGTGAACGCGGCACGCAACATTTTGGCCGCCGGGCTGGCGGTGTCTGCCTGTGGAGCCGGCGTAAGACCTCAACGGGGGAATCTCCGTTCGGGGCGGCAGGCTGTGAAGCAGGAACCCGGCGGGCGACCGCCGGAATCCCCGTCCTTTAGGACCCCGTTGGGGAACGGCCAAACCATCTGA
- a CDS encoding MOSC domain-containing protein → MTSGIVLSLNVGGSAATPVRGPGVTGIGKRPVDHPVTVRRPGPKTTGLHSGIVGDFIGDTKHHGGDDQAVYAYAIEDYAWWSAELGRELKPALFGENLTTQGLNLYDAVLGERWRVGDEVVLETTFGRVPCATFQHRMGEPGWIKRFAAANRTGAYLRIVREGSVATGDRIEVIDRPAHGLTLSEAFNIYMHAPENLARLLIADALPLSTRTKIEQRLSTAPR, encoded by the coding sequence ATGACCAGCGGCATAGTGCTCTCCCTCAACGTCGGCGGCTCCGCGGCTACGCCCGTTCGTGGCCCCGGCGTCACCGGTATCGGTAAGCGCCCCGTCGACCATCCGGTGACGGTGCGCCGCCCCGGCCCGAAGACGACCGGCCTGCACAGCGGCATCGTCGGCGACTTCATCGGCGACACCAAACATCACGGCGGCGACGACCAGGCGGTGTACGCGTACGCCATCGAGGACTACGCCTGGTGGTCCGCCGAGCTGGGCCGTGAGCTGAAGCCCGCCCTTTTCGGTGAGAACCTGACGACGCAAGGCCTGAACCTCTACGACGCCGTTCTCGGTGAACGATGGCGAGTCGGCGACGAGGTGGTGCTGGAGACGACGTTCGGCCGGGTCCCGTGCGCCACGTTCCAGCACCGGATGGGCGAGCCCGGTTGGATCAAACGGTTCGCCGCGGCCAACCGCACCGGCGCCTACCTGCGCATCGTGCGGGAGGGTTCGGTCGCCACCGGCGATCGCATCGAGGTGATCGACCGGCCCGCACATGGGTTGACGCTGTCCGAGGCGTTCAACATCTACATGCACGCCCCGGAGAACCTGGCCCGCCTGCTGATCGCCGACGCCCTCCCCTTGTCGACCCGCACCAAGATCGAGCAGCGCTTGTCCACCGCTCCGCGGTGA
- a CDS encoding IS1182 family transposase, whose protein sequence is MSLEAWDDRGVPELTARVVRASFPKGTLAVRIRDALGPVFGDSAFALAFPAVGRPAASPGVLALVSVLQYAEGLSDRQAADQVRARMDWKYLLGLELDDPGFDYTILGDFRARLIKHGLEEKVLEVILDHCSRLGLLRAGGRQRTDSTHVLAAVRTLNRMEFVGETLRAALEVLAKTAPQWLAPRIDADWAGRYGARIDSYRFPKGDDVRMRWAEQVGRDGYLILDAVAAPGAPAWLREIPAVQVLGQVWEQQYQRAGEEVHWREGKDLPPSRNRLASPYDIDARYGLKRGLGWSGYKVHFSETCEADLPRIITGVLTTDATVTDTETTGTIHQNMACRQRVPGEHVVDAGYVTAAHIVTARDEHGIDLLGPVGLDTHQGERFPQSAFRIDWQSKAVTCPQGKTSISWSAQRKSSGTELARVHFAAGDCTGCPVRAECTTASVNSKWGRSLTLLPAAQQEVLEARRGEQVTEAWQQRYHIRAGVEATISQVVRHTGIRSTRYTGADKTHLGHLLAATAANIVRIDAWLTGTPLGRTRTSHLTQLDLDLAG, encoded by the coding sequence GTGTCGCTGGAAGCGTGGGATGACCGTGGGGTGCCGGAGTTGACCGCGCGGGTGGTGCGGGCGTCGTTCCCGAAGGGCACTCTCGCGGTGCGGATCCGAGACGCGCTCGGGCCGGTCTTTGGCGATTCGGCGTTCGCACTGGCGTTCCCGGCGGTGGGCCGTCCGGCGGCCTCGCCGGGGGTGTTGGCGCTGGTGTCGGTGCTGCAGTACGCGGAAGGGCTCAGCGACAGGCAGGCCGCTGACCAGGTCCGGGCCAGGATGGACTGGAAGTACCTGCTCGGTCTGGAACTCGATGATCCCGGTTTCGACTACACGATCCTTGGCGATTTCCGGGCCCGGCTGATCAAACATGGGCTGGAGGAGAAGGTCCTGGAGGTGATCCTGGACCACTGCTCGCGGCTGGGACTGCTGCGCGCCGGTGGCCGGCAACGCACCGACTCCACCCATGTGCTGGCAGCGGTGCGCACGTTGAACCGGATGGAGTTCGTCGGGGAAACCCTGCGGGCGGCCCTCGAAGTCCTGGCCAAGACCGCTCCACAGTGGCTCGCCCCACGCATCGATGCCGACTGGGCCGGGCGATACGGTGCCCGGATCGACTCGTACCGCTTCCCCAAGGGCGACGACGTGCGCATGCGGTGGGCTGAGCAGGTAGGGCGGGACGGCTATCTGATCCTGGACGCGGTCGCTGCACCCGGTGCGCCGGCATGGTTGCGGGAGATCCCGGCGGTCCAGGTCCTCGGCCAGGTGTGGGAGCAGCAGTACCAGCGTGCTGGTGAGGAGGTGCACTGGCGGGAGGGCAAAGACCTCCCGCCCAGTAGAAACCGGCTGGCCTCGCCGTACGACATCGACGCCCGCTACGGCCTCAAACGGGGTCTGGGCTGGTCCGGTTACAAGGTGCATTTCAGCGAGACCTGCGAGGCGGACCTGCCGCGGATCATCACTGGTGTGCTGACCACCGATGCCACAGTCACCGACACCGAGACAACCGGGACCATCCATCAGAACATGGCCTGCCGGCAACGAGTGCCGGGCGAACATGTGGTCGACGCCGGTTACGTCACCGCCGCGCACATCGTGACCGCTCGCGACGAACACGGTATCGATCTGCTCGGTCCGGTAGGACTGGATACCCACCAGGGCGAACGTTTCCCGCAGAGCGCCTTCCGCATCGACTGGCAGTCCAAGGCCGTGACCTGCCCGCAGGGCAAGACCAGTATCAGCTGGTCGGCCCAGCGCAAGAGCAGCGGCACCGAACTGGCACGAGTGCACTTCGCCGCCGGTGACTGCACGGGTTGCCCGGTCCGGGCCGAGTGCACCACTGCCAGCGTCAACAGTAAATGGGGTCGCAGCCTCACCCTGCTTCCCGCAGCTCAGCAGGAAGTCTTGGAGGCCAGACGTGGTGAACAGGTCACCGAGGCGTGGCAGCAGCGCTACCACATCCGCGCCGGAGTCGAGGCCACGATCTCCCAGGTCGTCCGGCACACCGGAATCCGGAGCACCCGATACACCGGTGCGGACAAGACCCACCTCGGTCACCTCCTCGCCGCTACCGCAGCCAACATCGTCCGCATCGACGCCTGGCTCACCGGAACACCACTCGGCCGAACCAGAACCAGCCACCTCACCCAACTCGACCTCGACCTCGCTGGCTGA